A window from Cryptomeria japonica chromosome 1, Sugi_1.0, whole genome shotgun sequence encodes these proteins:
- the LOC131876338 gene encoding uncharacterized protein LOC131876338: MDSCTEKHEPMYPKDLSFTHIDGESNFSDPTCPDPTETLSYIELSQLDSSTEKHDSMNSKNLSFTQFDGKPTFSDPTCPDPTETASYIEQSQLDSSTEKHASMNFKYLSFTQIDGKPTFSDLTCPDPTDTASCIEESQLDSSASYIEQSQLDSSSEKHASMNSKDLSFTQIDGKPTFSDPTCPDPTETASFIQQSQLNHSECHQLCLPRMGKIVTSVTLFFVSNTCKVDDVTFPTPKSSDETSGDRTPLPPIFCQKEISPMPKNRDETSADRIPLPPIVWQKEASLRLVGVFGSVCAALFAAYWGWSCLYDCKQR; encoded by the exons ATGGATTCCTGCACTGAGAAGCATGAACCAATGTATCCCAAGGATTTGAGCTTCACCCACATTGATGGTGAGTCCAATTTCAGTGATCCCACATGCCCTGATCCTACAGAAACTCTCTCTTATATAGAACTGAGCCAGCTGGATTCCTCCACTGAGAAGCATGattcaatgaattccaagaatttGAGCTTCACACAGTTTGATGGTAAGCCTACTTTCAGTGATCCCACATGCCCTGATCCTACAGAAACTGCCTCTTATATAGAACAGAGCCAGCTGGATTCCTCCACTGAGAAGCATGCATCAATGAATTTCAAGTATTTAAGCTTCACCCAGATTGATGGTAAGCCTACTTTCAGTGATCTCACATGCCCTGATCCTACAGATACTGCTTCTTGTATAGAAGAGAGCCAGCTGGATTCTTCTGC CTCTTATATAGAACAGAGCCAGCTGGATTCCTCCTCTGAGAAGCATGCATCAATGAATTCCAAGGATTTAAGCTTCACCCAGATTGATGGTAAGCCTACTTTCAGTGATCCCACATGCCCTGATCCTACAGAAACTGCCTCTTTTATACAACAGAGCCAGCTGAATCATTCAGAATGCCACCAGCTGTGTTTGCCCAGAATGGGTAAAATAGTTACTTCTGTTACCCTCTTTTTTGTCAGCAACACATGCAAAGTGGACGATGTTACATTCCCCACGCCCAAGAGCAGTGATGAGACGTCGGGGGATCGAACCCCACTACCACCCATTTTTTGCCAAAAGGAGATTTCCCCCATGCCCAAGAACAGAGATGAAACGTCGGCGGATCGAATCCCACTGCCACCCATTGTTTGGCAAAAGGAGGCTTCCCTGCGCTTGGTGGGAGTTTTTGGGTCTGTTTGTGCTGCTCTATTCGCTGCTTATTGGGGATGGAGTTGTTTATACGACTGTAAACAAAGATGA